The Haloplanus salinarum genome includes a region encoding these proteins:
- a CDS encoding PQQ-binding-like beta-propeller repeat protein — protein MTDSAGWTRRGALRAASGAVFGGALIVGDSDIATGQSGESWPQHGYDAANTGYARENTSPVANISVAWEFGAGSSSPAVVDGSVYVGSGDFHALDADDGAERWQFELENPTLYPPPAVVDGTVFGLDGDSNVFALNTDDGSERWRFEVDDRPQSNFTVWNDTIYVANGSRLCALNTSDGTERWCLETDGPIGSAPTVSDDILYISYGESGSNDDFYALDAADGSRIWRFETGLTFSSTPAVVEETVYFGSADTLFAVDTGGGTERWRFETDGSLYSSPAVADGTVYFGSDGGSLYAADTESGAERWRFETGGRVASPVVAGNTVYVGSQDTYLYALDATEGTERWRFRAGGRVNSPAIVDGSVYVGSDNALYALTGDTPEQVSTETRSTNTRPTTERTRTAPVTTNGGAGDGGGDAGGGSNADGFADDSDLVVPLAGALAAGAGGGLWYWRRDGGGPAGSARSDAETGTGSGGSVESGPVLGTITPPSTHSEDDAVSPNTHVPADAPDTVPRAPDLSVSYDELTEGPPIGSGGNADVTKATLATADGDVTVAIKKPRMRGTLHTDTVERLLREAETWSKLDDHDHIVGVLDYGAEPIPWIAMEYMDGGDIGDRAGRLNFAQAVWTAIATVRGVRHAHRRGVAHLDLKPANVLFRSTDGAWDAPKVADWGLSKHLLEHSKSVEGLSPQYAAPEQFDDEYGVADDITDVYQLGTVLYELFTGRPPFEGSSTEIMGQVLNETPTPPSEIADVPPALDDVLLTALAKKKSHRYQSTLLLRNDLQELYQDH, from the coding sequence ATGACCGATTCGGCGGGATGGACGAGGCGGGGGGCGTTGCGGGCGGCCAGCGGGGCTGTGTTCGGGGGTGCGCTGATTGTGGGGGATTCCGACATCGCCACCGGACAGAGCGGCGAATCGTGGCCACAGCACGGATACGATGCCGCGAACACGGGATATGCACGCGAAAACACCTCACCGGTCGCCAATATATCAGTCGCGTGGGAGTTCGGGGCAGGGTCTTCCTCTCCCGCGGTAGTCGACGGGAGCGTCTACGTTGGCAGTGGCGATTTCCACGCACTGGACGCCGACGATGGTGCCGAGCGATGGCAGTTCGAGCTGGAAAATCCGACGCTTTATCCCCCACCAGCGGTGGTGGACGGAACGGTCTTTGGTTTGGATGGGGATAGTAACGTGTTCGCTCTGAACACGGACGACGGAAGCGAACGCTGGCGTTTTGAGGTCGACGACCGGCCCCAGAGCAACTTTACGGTATGGAACGACACCATCTACGTCGCAAACGGCAGTCGTCTCTGTGCTCTGAACACGAGTGACGGGACCGAACGGTGGTGTCTCGAAACCGACGGCCCCATCGGATCGGCCCCGACGGTTTCGGATGACATCCTGTATATCTCATACGGGGAGTCCGGTTCGAACGACGACTTTTACGCATTGGATGCGGCGGATGGAAGCCGGATCTGGCGGTTCGAGACGGGGCTAACGTTCAGCTCCACGCCAGCAGTCGTTGAGGAAACCGTCTACTTCGGGAGTGCGGACACTCTTTTTGCAGTAGACACGGGTGGCGGCACCGAACGGTGGCGCTTCGAAACCGACGGCAGTCTCTATTCATCGCCGGCGGTAGCCGACGGGACCGTTTATTTCGGGAGCGACGGCGGCTCCCTGTACGCGGCTGATACGGAGAGTGGCGCCGAACGGTGGCGCTTCGAAACCGGCGGCCGCGTGGCCTCTCCCGTCGTCGCGGGCAACACCGTGTACGTCGGCAGTCAAGACACCTATCTCTATGCACTCGATGCGACTGAGGGCACCGAACGATGGCGTTTCCGAGCGGGCGGTCGGGTGAATTCACCGGCGATCGTGGACGGTTCTGTCTACGTCGGCTCGGACAACGCCCTGTACGCCCTGACCGGGGATACTCCGGAACAAGTGTCGACAGAAACAAGATCCACGAACACACGTCCCACGACCGAACGTACCCGTACCGCGCCGGTCACCACTAACGGTGGTGCCGGTGACGGAGGGGGTGATGCTGGTGGCGGATCGAACGCCGACGGGTTCGCCGACGACTCGGATCTCGTCGTCCCGCTCGCGGGTGCACTCGCCGCCGGGGCGGGGGGTGGCCTCTGGTACTGGCGCCGCGATGGTGGGGGTCCCGCCGGCAGTGCGCGAAGCGATGCCGAAACGGGAACAGGATCGGGTGGCTCGGTTGAGAGTGGCCCTGTGCTTGGAACGATTACTCCTCCGAGTACTCACAGCGAAGACGACGCGGTTTCGCCGAACACTCACGTCCCAGCCGACGCTCCCGATACCGTTCCCCGCGCACCGGACCTGTCCGTATCCTACGACGAGTTGACGGAGGGGCCACCTATCGGCAGCGGAGGTAACGCCGACGTAACGAAGGCGACGCTCGCCACCGCCGATGGGGACGTGACAGTAGCGATCAAGAAACCTCGGATGCGCGGGACGCTCCACACCGATACGGTTGAACGGCTGCTTCGGGAGGCCGAGACGTGGAGCAAACTCGACGATCATGACCATATCGTCGGCGTGCTTGATTACGGTGCCGAGCCGATCCCGTGGATCGCCATGGAGTACATGGACGGCGGCGATATCGGTGATAGAGCTGGTCGCCTGAACTTCGCTCAAGCAGTGTGGACCGCGATCGCAACCGTCCGCGGCGTCCGCCACGCTCACCGCCGCGGGGTCGCCCACCTCGATCTCAAGCCCGCGAACGTCCTCTTCCGGTCGACCGATGGCGCCTGGGACGCGCCGAAGGTCGCCGACTGGGGGCTCTCGAAACACCTGCTCGAGCACTCCAAGAGCGTCGAAGGCCTCTCACCTCAGTACGCCGCTCCCGAACAGTTCGACGACGAATACGGTGTAGCGGATGACATTACTGACGTGTATCAGCTGGGAACCGTCCTCTATGAACTGTTCACGGGGCGGCCACCGTTCGAAGGATCGTCGACCGAAATAATGGGCCAGGTGCTGAACGAGACACCAACGCCGCCAAGCGAGATAGCCGACGTTCCTCCCGCGCTGGACGACGTACTACTGACGGCCTTGGCGAAAAAGAAATCCCACCGATATCAGTCGACGCTCCTCCTCAGAAACGATCTCCAAGAACTGTACCAGGACCACTGA
- a CDS encoding sugar kinase, translating into MTDLVTVGDATLRFSPPRGERIETAGDFAAHVGGPESNVAVAAATLGLDAAWLSKLPDTPLGRRIVGELRRHGVRTGVVWAESGRASTAFVERGGAPGARSVSDREGAAVATATAEDLPLGVVREADTLFVSGATPARSEALLETTATLLSVAGEADTTRAFDTRFEATGLEADRARDLYDHLLDAVDVLVIDEADAEAVFGLDGDVVPAAHTLRTRYDCTTVVVTREEDRHPTVGLHGEEIYEVPPFEGETRDPAGVHDAFVGGFLAGRRRGANVKEALRQGAATAALKRTIVGDVVVGSPDDVAAIRDGRE; encoded by the coding sequence GTGACGGATCTGGTCACCGTCGGCGACGCCACCCTTCGGTTCTCGCCGCCACGGGGCGAACGCATCGAGACGGCCGGCGACTTCGCCGCCCACGTCGGCGGCCCGGAGAGCAACGTCGCCGTCGCGGCGGCGACGCTCGGCCTCGACGCCGCGTGGCTGTCGAAGCTCCCGGACACCCCGCTCGGGCGGCGGATCGTCGGCGAACTGCGCCGCCACGGCGTCCGGACGGGCGTCGTCTGGGCGGAGTCGGGGCGGGCGTCGACGGCGTTCGTCGAGCGCGGCGGGGCGCCCGGCGCGCGGTCGGTGTCCGACCGCGAGGGCGCGGCCGTCGCCACGGCCACCGCCGAGGACCTCCCGCTCGGGGTGGTCCGGGAGGCCGACACCCTGTTCGTCAGCGGGGCCACGCCCGCCCGCTCGGAGGCGCTCTTGGAGACGACGGCGACGCTCCTCTCGGTCGCCGGCGAGGCGGACACGACGCGGGCCTTCGACACCCGCTTCGAGGCGACGGGACTGGAGGCCGACCGGGCCCGCGACCTGTACGACCACCTCCTCGACGCCGTGGACGTGCTGGTGATCGACGAGGCGGACGCCGAGGCGGTCTTCGGCCTCGACGGCGACGTCGTGCCCGCGGCCCACACTCTCCGGACGCGATACGACTGCACGACGGTTGTCGTCACCCGCGAGGAGGACCGTCACCCGACGGTCGGCCTCCACGGCGAGGAGATATACGAGGTGCCGCCGTTCGAGGGGGAGACCCGCGACCCGGCCGGCGTCCACGACGCGTTCGTCGGCGGGTTCCTCGCCGGGCGACGGCGCGGCGCGAACGTGAAAGAGGCGCTTCGCCAAGGGGCGGCGACGGCGGCACTCAAGCGAACCATCGTGGGGGACGTCGTCGTCGGATCGCCAGACGACGTGGCGGCGATCCGCGACGGTCGGGAGTGA
- a CDS encoding RNA-guided endonuclease InsQ/TnpB family protein yields MEHSHRYHAYPTQEVAEGLEHHLDVHRQLYNHVRWDYENSPENDKPSEYAQNNKLPEWKQRWPVFGELHSKAAQATVARFHRNLSNLRKKKEKGYNVGRLKRQAPTKYRSVTYNQSGFDLDEKRGRDRFAYVRFSKIGWIKIRYHRPIPDHATIKEVTFKKETTGEWFVSFGLETDDADLPEKPAVDSLDASNSVGIDLGIQNYIHMSDGKTVDWLDLEDDYERLRREQRKLSRKEKGSSNWEKQRQEVANVKRHIRRKVLDYQHKLTTWLVREYDAVFVEDLNVKEMLEQSHTARNKQEAAWRQFITLLEYKSDLYGTHVKQVEARGTTKECASCGVETTKPIWVREHSCPSCGFETDRDANAAMNVLQRGFSELGLGWPEDTPVETVTATDTTHFESVSASHAVETGSLGA; encoded by the coding sequence ATGGAACACAGTCACCGCTACCACGCTTACCCAACACAAGAGGTAGCGGAGGGACTGGAACATCATCTCGATGTTCATCGCCAACTCTACAACCACGTTCGCTGGGACTACGAGAACAGTCCAGAAAACGACAAGCCGAGTGAGTACGCCCAGAACAACAAACTCCCCGAGTGGAAACAGCGGTGGCCTGTGTTCGGAGAACTGCACTCGAAAGCCGCGCAAGCCACCGTCGCCCGCTTCCACCGCAATCTCTCGAACCTTCGCAAGAAAAAAGAGAAGGGGTACAATGTTGGTCGGCTCAAGCGGCAAGCACCCACCAAGTATCGAAGCGTGACGTACAACCAGTCTGGTTTCGACCTCGATGAAAAGAGGGGCCGAGACAGGTTCGCTTACGTCCGTTTCAGCAAGATTGGGTGGATCAAGATACGGTATCACCGCCCGATTCCCGACCACGCTACCATCAAGGAGGTCACGTTCAAGAAGGAGACGACCGGCGAGTGGTTCGTCTCCTTCGGCCTCGAAACCGACGACGCCGACCTACCCGAGAAACCCGCCGTGGACTCGTTGGACGCGAGCAACAGCGTCGGGATTGACCTCGGCATCCAGAACTACATCCACATGTCTGACGGCAAGACTGTGGACTGGCTCGACCTCGAAGACGACTACGAGCGCCTTCGACGTGAGCAACGCAAACTCTCACGGAAAGAGAAAGGGTCGAGCAACTGGGAGAAACAACGCCAGGAAGTAGCTAACGTCAAGCGACACATCAGGCGGAAGGTGCTGGACTATCAGCACAAACTCACGACGTGGCTCGTCCGCGAGTACGACGCCGTATTCGTTGAGGACTTGAACGTGAAGGAGATGTTGGAGCAGTCGCATACTGCTCGGAACAAGCAGGAAGCGGCGTGGCGACAATTCATCACGCTCCTCGAATACAAATCCGACCTGTACGGCACTCACGTCAAGCAGGTCGAAGCACGAGGCACCACGAAAGAGTGCGCGTCGTGTGGCGTGGAGACAACGAAGCCTATCTGGGTGCGGGAACACTCCTGCCCGTCGTGTGGGTTTGAGACGGATAGGGATGCGAATGCGGCGATGAACGTGTTGCAGAGAGGCTTTTCTGAGTTAGGGCTGGGATGGCCCGAAGACACGCCCGTAGAGACTGTGACCGCTACGGACACGACTCACTTCGAGTCCGTGTCTGCAAGTCACGCCGTAGAAACGGGAAGCCTCGGGGCTTGA
- a CDS encoding serine/threonine-protein kinase, whose translation MRTPVTEPGVVSHVPAVPTVDAPLQMARVGPDPETVALYAVVAVASLGLGFGVGVYRARRRGGEDPSASGPERAGSGPRGSASTPEPGRDAESQAGDRLGQSPSVSGGREESESVAGSANQPPDSAPRAPDVRVDYDALTDEEPIGGGGNADVTKATLPTPEGNVTLAIKRPRMQGTLHADAVERMLDEAETWDKLDDHDYVVGVVDYGAEPLPWIAMEYMDAGHLGGRAGSLGFDQALWTAVAITKGVRHAHRRGVAHLDLKPANVLFREVAGAWDVPKVADWGLSKHLLEHSQSVEGLSPGYAAPEQFDRSYGTTDDITDIYQLGAVYYELFTGRPPFEGESTRVMRAVLDETPTPPSEVADVPSALDDVLLTALAKDKADRYDDIVYLRDDLQALFEGRRA comes from the coding sequence ATGCGAACGCCGGTCACCGAGCCGGGCGTCGTCTCCCACGTGCCGGCTGTCCCGACCGTCGACGCCCCGCTACAGATGGCGCGCGTCGGCCCCGATCCCGAGACGGTCGCCCTCTACGCCGTCGTCGCCGTCGCGAGCCTCGGCCTCGGGTTCGGCGTCGGGGTCTACCGTGCGCGGCGCCGGGGGGGCGAGGACCCGTCGGCGTCGGGGCCCGAACGGGCCGGCAGCGGACCGCGAGGGTCGGCGTCGACCCCCGAACCGGGGCGCGACGCCGAATCGCAGGCGGGCGATCGGCTCGGGCAGTCACCGAGCGTGAGCGGCGGGAGAGAGGAAAGCGAGAGCGTGGCCGGAAGCGCGAACCAACCGCCCGACTCGGCCCCGCGGGCGCCCGACGTACGCGTCGATTACGACGCGTTGACCGACGAGGAGCCGATCGGCGGCGGGGGCAACGCCGACGTGACGAAGGCGACACTGCCAACGCCCGAGGGTAACGTGACGCTCGCGATCAAGCGCCCGCGGATGCAGGGGACGCTCCACGCCGACGCCGTCGAACGGATGCTCGACGAAGCGGAGACGTGGGACAAACTCGACGACCACGACTACGTCGTCGGCGTCGTCGACTACGGCGCCGAGCCACTGCCCTGGATCGCCATGGAGTATATGGACGCCGGTCACCTCGGGGGACGGGCGGGCTCCCTCGGTTTCGATCAGGCGCTCTGGACGGCCGTGGCGATCACGAAGGGCGTACGTCACGCCCACCGTCGGGGAGTCGCCCACCTCGATCTGAAGCCGGCGAACGTCCTCTTTCGCGAAGTGGCGGGCGCCTGGGACGTGCCGAAGGTCGCCGACTGGGGACTCTCGAAACACCTGCTCGAGCACTCCCAGAGCGTGGAGGGGCTCTCGCCGGGATACGCCGCACCCGAACAGTTCGACCGGTCCTACGGGACGACCGACGACATCACCGACATCTACCAACTCGGCGCCGTCTACTACGAACTCTTTACCGGCCGGCCGCCGTTCGAGGGCGAATCGACGCGCGTGATGCGTGCCGTCCTCGACGAGACGCCGACGCCACCGAGCGAGGTGGCGGACGTCCCCTCGGCGCTCGACGACGTCCTGCTGACCGCACTGGCCAAGGACAAAGCCGACCGCTACGACGACATCGTCTACCTCCGGGACGACCTACAGGCGCTGTTCGAGGGACGGCGAGCGTGA
- a CDS encoding 20S proteasome subunit A/B, translating to MSTVAGVACPAGVVLAGDRVVASGGRIRSRSRRHVLEFDRVGAAVVCGDVPAVADRLDAEIRSYRTERGRLRIDAVARLVADVATEFDASVLVTAPDDAGVPRLRSIDPDGGVTEESLAALGSGAALALGVLEAGHDPEASLDDAAALARDALAAAAERDPGTGTDVDTYRLPA from the coding sequence ATGAGCACGGTCGCCGGAGTCGCCTGCCCCGCCGGAGTCGTCCTCGCCGGTGACCGCGTCGTCGCGAGCGGGGGCCGCATCCGGAGTCGGTCGCGTCGGCACGTCCTCGAATTCGACCGCGTCGGCGCCGCCGTGGTCTGCGGGGACGTTCCCGCGGTCGCCGACCGTCTCGACGCCGAGATCCGATCCTACCGCACGGAGCGCGGTCGCCTCCGGATCGACGCCGTCGCCCGCCTCGTCGCCGACGTCGCCACCGAGTTCGACGCCTCCGTACTCGTCACCGCCCCCGACGACGCGGGCGTCCCGCGCCTCCGATCGATCGATCCCGACGGCGGCGTCACCGAGGAGTCGCTGGCGGCGCTGGGGAGCGGCGCGGCCCTCGCCCTCGGCGTCCTCGAAGCCGGTCACGATCCCGAGGCGTCGCTCGACGACGCTGCGGCGCTCGCCCGCGACGCCCTCGCGGCCGCCGCCGAGCGCGACCCCGGAACCGGGACCGACGTCGATACCTACCGTCTCCCGGCGTGA
- the ftsY gene encoding signal recognition particle-docking protein FtsY gives MFDGLKDKLDTFRSDVEESAEDADPEAEPDGEAETDSADDADTADETDAPDEADADSPGRLQRAKAFATGKVVLEEEDLEDPLWNLEMALLESDVEMGVAEAILDQIRSNLIGETKSQMASTGDLVEDALRDALLEVISVGQFDFDERIAQAEKPVTIVFTGVNGVGKTTTIAKLARYLEERGYSTVLANGDTYRAGANEQIREHAEALDKRLITHEQGGDPAAVVYDGVEYAEANDVDVVLGDTAGRLHTSSDLMAQLEKIDRVVDPDLTLFVDEAVAGQDAVERAQQFDEAAEIDGAVLTKADADSQGGAAISVAYVTGKPVLFLGTGQGYDDLERFDPEALVDDLLGA, from the coding sequence ATGTTCGACGGACTGAAAGACAAGCTGGATACCTTCCGGAGCGACGTCGAGGAGAGTGCCGAGGACGCCGATCCGGAGGCGGAACCGGACGGGGAGGCCGAGACGGATTCGGCGGACGACGCCGACACCGCCGACGAGACGGACGCGCCCGACGAGGCCGACGCCGACTCGCCCGGTCGCCTCCAGCGGGCCAAGGCCTTCGCCACCGGTAAGGTCGTCCTCGAGGAGGAGGACCTGGAGGATCCCCTCTGGAACCTCGAGATGGCGCTGCTGGAGAGCGACGTCGAGATGGGCGTCGCGGAGGCCATCCTGGATCAGATCCGGTCGAACCTGATCGGCGAGACCAAATCCCAGATGGCGAGCACGGGTGACCTCGTCGAGGACGCCCTTCGGGACGCCCTGCTCGAGGTCATCAGCGTCGGCCAGTTCGACTTCGACGAGCGCATCGCGCAGGCGGAGAAGCCGGTGACCATCGTCTTCACCGGCGTCAACGGCGTCGGCAAGACCACCACCATCGCCAAACTGGCTCGCTATCTGGAGGAGCGCGGGTACTCCACGGTGCTCGCGAACGGCGACACGTACCGTGCGGGGGCCAACGAGCAGATCCGGGAACACGCCGAGGCGCTCGACAAGCGCTTGATCACCCACGAACAGGGCGGCGATCCCGCCGCCGTCGTCTACGACGGCGTCGAGTACGCGGAGGCCAACGACGTGGACGTCGTCCTCGGCGACACCGCCGGGCGCCTCCACACCTCCAGCGACCTGATGGCCCAGTTGGAGAAGATCGACCGCGTCGTCGACCCCGACCTCACCCTGTTCGTCGACGAGGCGGTCGCCGGCCAGGACGCCGTCGAACGCGCCCAGCAGTTCGACGAGGCGGCCGAAATCGACGGCGCCGTGCTGACGAAGGCGGACGCCGACTCCCAGGGCGGGGCCGCCATCTCCGTCGCCTACGTGACCGGCAAGCCCGTCCTCTTTCTCGGCACCGGGCAGGGGTACGACGACCTCGAACGGTTCGATCCCGAAGCGCTGGTCGACGACCTCCTCGGGGCGTAA
- the pfdA gene encoding prefoldin subunit alpha — protein MGGGQQQLQQLTQEIEAIDEEIAELEAEIESLRTRQSEIDEAVEAIETLDTGSTVQVPLGGGAYLRAEVQDIDEVIVDLGGGYAAEQPQGDAIDALERKRDVLDDRVDDVEDEISELESESQELEQQAQQMQQQMQQQQMQQLQQEQGDDE, from the coding sequence ATGGGTGGCGGTCAGCAGCAACTCCAGCAGCTCACCCAGGAGATCGAGGCCATCGACGAGGAGATCGCGGAGCTGGAAGCCGAGATCGAATCGCTTCGCACCCGCCAAAGCGAGATCGACGAGGCGGTCGAGGCCATCGAGACCCTCGACACCGGCTCGACGGTGCAGGTCCCCCTCGGCGGCGGCGCCTACCTCCGTGCCGAGGTCCAGGACATCGACGAAGTGATCGTCGATCTCGGCGGCGGTTACGCGGCCGAACAGCCCCAGGGCGACGCCATCGACGCCCTCGAACGCAAGCGGGACGTGCTCGACGACCGCGTCGACGACGTCGAGGACGAGATCTCGGAGCTCGAATCCGAGAGCCAGGAGCTCGAACAGCAGGCCCAGCAGATGCAACAGCAGATGCAACAACAGCAGATGCAGCAGCTCCAACAAGAGCAGGGCGACGACGAGTAG
- the rpl18a gene encoding 50S ribosomal protein L18Ae — MSEFVVSGRFQDRTGYRQFEKSVEATNENVAREHTLAQLGSEHGLKRTQVEIEGVTAA; from the coding sequence ATGAGCGAATTCGTCGTCAGCGGACGCTTTCAGGACCGAACCGGCTACCGACAGTTCGAGAAGTCGGTAGAGGCCACCAACGAGAACGTCGCGCGCGAGCACACCCTCGCCCAGCTCGGGAGCGAGCACGGCCTCAAGCGCACGCAGGTCGAGATCGAGGGGGTGACCGCGGCATGA
- a CDS encoding translation initiation factor IF-6 yields the protein MLRASFAGSSYVGVFARATNDCLLVRPDADADTVADIAAELDVDPVSTTVGGSGTVGALAVGNEHGLLVSGRATDREISTIEDETGLDVTELPGRINAAGNVVLANDYGAYVHPDLSREAIRTVKDALDVPVERGDLADVRTVGTAAVATNEGVLCHPKSREPELEALEDCLDVRADIGTVNYGAPLVGSGLVATDAGYVVGTDTTGPELGRIEETLGYIERQ from the coding sequence GTGTTACGCGCCTCCTTCGCCGGATCGTCGTACGTCGGGGTGTTCGCCCGCGCGACCAACGACTGTCTGCTGGTGCGTCCGGACGCCGACGCGGACACCGTGGCCGACATCGCGGCCGAACTCGACGTCGATCCCGTGTCGACCACGGTCGGCGGCTCCGGAACCGTCGGCGCCCTCGCCGTCGGCAACGAGCACGGGCTCCTCGTCTCCGGTCGGGCGACGGACCGCGAGATTTCGACCATCGAGGACGAGACCGGACTCGACGTGACCGAACTTCCGGGACGCATCAACGCCGCCGGCAACGTCGTTCTCGCGAACGACTACGGCGCGTACGTCCACCCGGACCTGAGCCGGGAGGCCATCCGGACGGTCAAGGACGCCCTCGACGTGCCCGTCGAGCGCGGCGACCTGGCGGACGTCCGCACCGTCGGTACCGCCGCCGTCGCGACCAACGAGGGGGTGCTCTGCCACCCGAAATCGCGCGAGCCGGAACTGGAGGCGCTCGAAGACTGTCTCGACGTGCGGGCCGACATCGGCACCGTGAACTACGGCGCCCCCCTCGTCGGCTCCGGACTCGTCGCCACCGACGCGGGCTACGTCGTCGGCACGGACACCACGGGCCCGGAGCTCGGCCGCATCGAGGAGACGCTCGGCTACATCGAGCGCCAGTAG
- a CDS encoding 50S ribosomal protein L31e, with amino-acid sequence MSANDFEERVVTVPLRDARAEPSNERADRAMTIVREHLATHFKVDESEVRLDPDINEAIWAQGRNNPPSKLRVRAARFVEDGEPIVEAETAE; translated from the coding sequence ATGAGCGCCAACGACTTCGAGGAGCGCGTCGTCACCGTCCCGCTCCGCGACGCACGGGCGGAGCCGTCGAACGAGCGTGCCGACCGGGCGATGACCATCGTCCGCGAACACCTCGCTACGCACTTCAAGGTCGACGAGAGCGAGGTCCGTCTCGATCCGGACATCAACGAGGCGATCTGGGCCCAGGGCCGGAACAACCCGCCCAGCAAGCTCCGCGTTCGCGCCGCTCGCTTCGTCGAGGACGGCGAACCGATCGTCGAAGCAGAGACCGCAGAATAA
- a CDS encoding 50S ribosomal protein L39e — translation MGKKSKAKKKRLAKLENQNSRVPAWVMLKTDRQVTRNPKRRNWRRNDTDE, via the coding sequence ATGGGTAAGAAATCGAAGGCGAAGAAGAAGCGACTCGCCAAACTGGAGAACCAGAACAGCCGCGTCCCCGCGTGGGTCATGCTCAAGACGGACCGGCAGGTCACCCGCAACCCGAAGCGCCGCAACTGGCGCCGGAACGATACGGACGAATAG
- the thpR gene encoding RNA 2',3'-cyclic phosphodiesterase, whose amino-acid sequence MRLFVSVDVAPLADGIANAQDRLPDAGSLRFVDPENAHVTLEFLGEVTPDRRDALESALATAVDDAAVDPFELTLGGYGVFPSLDYISVVWTGVRRGGPELTRLHEAVERETTALGFDPADHDFTPHVTLARMDDARGKAAVQRVVADANPDVGSVEVCEVRLTESTLTDDGPVYETVGRYPL is encoded by the coding sequence ATGCGACTGTTCGTCAGCGTCGACGTGGCCCCGCTGGCCGACGGGATCGCGAACGCCCAGGATCGCCTGCCCGACGCCGGGAGTCTCCGCTTCGTCGACCCCGAGAACGCCCACGTGACCCTCGAGTTCCTCGGCGAGGTTACCCCCGACCGCCGGGACGCCCTCGAATCCGCCCTCGCCACCGCCGTCGACGACGCGGCCGTGGACCCCTTCGAACTGACCCTCGGCGGCTACGGCGTCTTCCCCTCGCTCGATTACATCAGCGTCGTCTGGACCGGCGTCCGCCGGGGCGGCCCGGAACTCACCCGCCTCCACGAGGCGGTCGAACGCGAGACGACGGCCCTGGGGTTCGATCCCGCCGACCACGACTTCACGCCCCACGTCACCCTCGCCCGGATGGACGACGCCCGCGGGAAGGCAGCCGTCCAGCGGGTCGTCGCGGACGCCAACCCGGACGTCGGCTCCGTCGAGGTGTGCGAGGTCCGTCTCACGGAGAGTACGCTCACCGACGACGGCCCCGTCTACGAGACGGTCGGTCGGTACCCGCTGTAG
- a CDS encoding tetratricopeptide repeat protein, translated as MDDEQPHRFSEGQGFDEEYEEFSLDPPELSVDPTEVDPVDSRVLTDMLDERNVGSDQVDAEQLVDVGLSYMGINRFEEATGAFERAAQFAADDRIEQEAWVNKGAAHAELEEYDEAIGAYEEALDIDGESDHAATAHTNLAYALWEWGRTEQALEHAERAVEVDPRFGQAWYNRGFFLSERGLHESAVDCFDNAIRLGMRNASVLEEKARALEELGQDEEAERVQEQAAELREEAERELVEDR; from the coding sequence ATGGACGACGAGCAACCCCATCGCTTCTCGGAGGGGCAGGGGTTCGACGAGGAGTACGAGGAGTTCTCGCTCGATCCGCCGGAGCTGTCGGTCGATCCGACGGAGGTCGATCCGGTGGACTCGCGGGTACTGACGGACATGCTCGACGAACGCAACGTCGGGAGCGACCAGGTCGACGCCGAACAGCTGGTCGACGTCGGGCTCTCCTACATGGGTATCAACCGGTTCGAGGAGGCGACCGGGGCGTTCGAACGTGCGGCGCAGTTCGCGGCGGACGACCGGATCGAACAGGAGGCGTGGGTGAACAAGGGTGCGGCACACGCCGAACTCGAGGAGTACGACGAGGCCATCGGCGCCTACGAGGAGGCCCTCGACATCGACGGCGAGTCCGACCACGCCGCCACGGCCCACACGAACCTGGCGTACGCCCTCTGGGAGTGGGGGCGGACCGAGCAGGCGCTCGAACACGCCGAGCGCGCCGTGGAGGTCGACCCTCGGTTCGGACAAGCGTGGTACAACCGCGGTTTCTTCCTCTCGGAGCGAGGCCTCCACGAGAGCGCGGTCGACTGTTTCGACAACGCGATCCGACTGGGGATGCGCAACGCCTCGGTGCTGGAGGAGAAAGCGCGGGCCCTAGAGGAACTCGGCCAAGACGAGGAGGCCGAGCGCGTCCAAGAGCAGGCGGCGGAACTCCGCGAGGAGGCCGAGCGCGAACTCGTCGAGGATCGGTAG